In one Lolium rigidum isolate FL_2022 chromosome 3, APGP_CSIRO_Lrig_0.1, whole genome shotgun sequence genomic region, the following are encoded:
- the LOC124703370 gene encoding filament-like plant protein: protein MVEDGMTHLDAKPISSGASPNHSQSPEARSRIINDENQETEAGKSSGDKLALTTMLNDSSLQLGQLPPPEGSVKSLSEKLSAALLTINAKDDLVKQHAKVAEDAVAGWEHAEAEVSNLKRLLDASSLKNTSLEDQVSHLDGALKECVRQLRQAREEQEEKIRDAVAKKSQEFESEMSELQNIIADLKQQLEASDLQEKLQVAEKESKDLKIEMLTLSKELKILALERDLSNQAAETASKQHLESVKKVTRVEAECRRLRHVTRRTSLANDSCRPVLNNACMESLTDSQSDSGEHMLAIDSEIKNSDLWASALVAELDQFKNSNEGTRHLVNNPIEIDMMDDFLEMEKLAALPEADHTSSSVGAETDSDQTVTRDISRVETEAVQLQMIELQEKVGKIEHEKKELEMAFAEARNQLDKSRDTLMAANNKLVDLQMQLNLANESKNAALGQAERFDGERKSLALQVESKSAEVEKLQDVVASLEESGDRKELELQLESTSVEVANLRNAMAILEEKIDAEKTLSAQHKAASNMAEAAKDSLEAQLRSAQKEIGQLRGIMETLKSEVQMEKMHHKELLAQIEAMKTESERTCSVESAKESLEAQLLVANSEIAKLHVTVSALECDAAKEREYSSEIKMQLEAVEGIRKVLGSELESAHQETMKLQEKVLSLETRLKDQIALLVELTAKAEDAVSGRRVMEGQLEVANLELAKLTNKVTLLQGKIEQEKLLSEEYEAKCRKLEAQLSRDTREAKLWRLANTNGDLKFKQEKEIASAAGKLAECQKTIANLGLQLKSLTDLDGVATQPEKLESKDTLLDFREGGAEPLADELYSLDLPRNNGSRISPVPAVESPSRSSFFSGGLSSISSYRSKARK from the exons ATGGTGGAGGATGGAATGACTCATCTG GATGCCAAACCTATCTCCAGTGGTGCTTCCCCAAATCATAGCCAATCACCTGAAGCTCGCTCAAGAATTATAAATGATGAGAATCAAGAAACTGAAGCAGGAAAATCCTCAGGTGATAAGCTAGCATTGACGACAATGCTAAATGATTCTTCCCTGCAGCTTGGTCAATTACCACCACCAGAGGGCTCTGTGAAGAGCTTGAGTGAGAAGCTTTCCGCTGCTCTTTTGACTATCAATGCTAAAGATGACTTGGTGAAGCAGCATGCAAAAGTAGCAGAAGATGCTGTAGCAG GCTGGGAACATGCTGAGGCGGAAGTTAGTAACCTGAAGCGGCtacttgatgcttcatctctgaaGAATACCTCTCTGGAGGATCAAGTCAGCCACTTGGATGGTGCCCTCAAGGAATGTGTCAGGCAGCTTCGCCAGGCACGAGAAGAACAAGAGGAGAAAATCCGTGATGCAGTTGCTAAGAAGTCCCAGGAGTTTGAGTCTGAGATGTCTGAGCTCCAGAACATTATTGCTGACCTGAAACAGCAGCTAGAAGCCTCTGATCTGCAGGAAAAACTTCAGGTAGCAGAGAAAGAGAGCAAAGATCTCAAGATCGAGATGCTCACGCTGTCCAAGGAATTGAAGATACTTGCACTGGAACGAGACCTGAGCAACCAAGCAGCAGAGACTGCGAGCAAACAACACTTGGAAAGTGTAAAAAAAGTTACAAGAGTCGAGGCGGAATGCCGTAGGTTGCGCCATGTGACACGTAGAACTTCCTTAGCCAATGATTCTTGTAGGCCTGTTCTAAACAATGCTTGCATGGAATCTCTGACTGATAGCCAGTCTGATAGTGGAGAGCATATGCTAGCCATTGACAGTGAAATAAAAAATTCTGATTTGTGGGCCTCAGCTCTGGTAGCAGAACTCGATCAGTTCAAAAACAGCAATGAGGGCACAAGACATCTTGTAAACAATCCCATTGAGATTGACATGATGGATGACTTCCTTGAGATGGAAAAGCTGGCTGCATTGCCTGAAGCAGACCACACAAGCTCTAGCGTTGGAGCAGAAACTGATTCTGACCAGACTGTGACCAGAGATATATCAAGAGTCGAAACTGAAGCAGTACAGCTCCAGATGATAGAATTGCAAGAAAAGGTTGGAAAGATCGAACACGAGAAAAAGGAGCTTGAGATGGCCTTTGCAGAGGCTAGAAATCAGCTTGACAAATCACGTGACACCCTCATGGCAGCTAACAACAAGCTGGTTGACTTACAGATGCAGTTAAATCTGGCAAATGAGTCAAAAAATGCTGCTTTGGGACAAGCTGAACGGTTCGATGGTGAGAGGAAATCTCTGGCTTTGCAGGTGGAGTCAAAGTCAGCAGAAGTTGAGAAGCTTCAGGATGTTGTGGCTTCATTGGAAGAAAGTGGGGATAGGAAAGAGTTGGAGTTGCAATTAGAATCCACTTCTGTAGAGGTAGCAAATCTTCGGAATGCCATGGCAATCTTGGAAGAGAAGATTGACGCAGAGAAAACTCTGTCTGCGCAGCACAAAGCAGCCTCAAATATGGCAGAGGCAGCTAAAGACTCATTGGAGGCACAGTTGCGGTCCGCACAAAAAGAAATAGGGCAACTGAGAGGAATTATGGAAACACTGAAGAGCGAGGTGCAAATGGAGAAAATGCATCACAAAGAGCTTCTGGCACAAATAGAGGCTATGAAGACTGAATCAGAGAGAACATGTTCGGTGGAGTCTGCCAAAGAATCGTTAGAGGCTCAGCTCCTGGTAGCAAACTCAGAAATCGCAAAGTTGCATGTAACTGTGAGTGCACTGGAGTGTGATGCAGCAAAGGAGAGGGAGTATTCTTCAGAGATCAAGATGCAACTAGAGGcagtggagggcatcagaaaggTTTTGGGGTCCGAGCTTGAGTCTGCACACCAGGAGACCATGAAGCTCCAGGAGAAGGTGTTGTCATTGGAAACGAGGCTTAAGGATCAGATTGCATTGCTGGTAGAGTTGACTGCCAAGGCAGAGGATGCTGTGTCGGGGAGAAGGGTAATGGAAGGTCAGCTTGAAGTAGCAAATCTGGAACTCGCGAAACTGACAAACAAGGTGACCTTGCTGCAAGGGAAGATTGAGCAGGAGAAGCTGCTCTCGGAAGAGTATGAAGCAAAGTGCCGCAAATTGGAGGCTCAGCTGTCAAGGGACACTCGGGAGGCAAAGCTTTGGCGACTCGCCAACACAAATGGTGACCTGAAGTTCAAGCAG GAGAAAGAAATCGCCAGTGCTGCGGGGAAACTCGCGGAGTGCCAGAAGACGATCGCTAACCTTGGCCTTCAGCTCAAGTCACTGACGGACCTTGACGGTGTCGCGACCCAGCCTGAAAAGCTGGAATCCAAGGACACTCTGCTGGACTTCAGAGAAGGTGGTGCTGAGCCGCTCGCCGATGAACTATACAGTCTGGATCTTCCAAGGAACAACGGGAGCCGCATCTCGCCTGTTCCTGCGGTCGAATCCCCGTCGCGGTCCTCGTTTTTCTCGGGCGGTTTATCATCGATTAGTAGCTACAGGAGCAAAGCTAGAAAGTGA